The following coding sequences are from one Zalophus californianus isolate mZalCal1 chromosome 5, mZalCal1.pri.v2, whole genome shotgun sequence window:
- the FBXO4 gene encoding F-box only protein 4 isoform X1 has translation MAGSESRSGGSSPQPHHSDWSRLEAAILSGWRSFWQSVGKERAAPRAPQEEAGEEASTLTQLPIDVQLYILSFLSPHDLCQLGSTSHYWNETVRDPILWRYFLLRDLPSWSSVDWKSLPNLEILKKPISEVTDGAFFDYMAVYKMCCPYTRRSLKSSRPMYGAVTSFLHSLIIQNEPRFAMFGPGLEELNTSLVLSLMSSEELCPTAGLPQRQIDGIGSGVSFQLSNQHKFNILILYSTTRKERDRAREEHTSAVNKMFSVQNEGDDQQGSRYTVIPQIQKVCEVVDGFIYVANAEAHKRHEWQDEFSRIMAMTDPAFGSSGRPMLVLSCISQANVKRMPCFYLANELRLNHLNHPWMVQDTEAETLTGFLNGIQWILEEVESKHAR, from the exons ATGGCGGGAAGCGAGTCACGCAGCGGAGGCAGCTCCCCTCAGCCGCACCACAGCGACTGGAGCCGGCTAGAGGCCGCCATCCTCAGCGGCTGGAGGAGCTTCTGGCAGTCGGTGGGCAAGGAGAGGGCAGCGCCGAGGGCCCCTCAAGAGGAGGCGGGTGAGGAGGCTAGTACCCTGACGCAGCTGCCG ATTGACGTACAGCtatatattttgtcatttctttcacCTCATGATCTGTGTCAGTTGGGAAGTACGAGCCATTATTGGAATGAAACTGTACGAGATCCAATTTTGTGGAGATATTTTCTGCTGCGGGATCTTCCTTCTTGGTCTTCTGTTGACTGGAAGTCTCTTCCAAAtctagaaatcttaaaaaagcctATATCTGAGGTTACTGATGGTGCATTTTTTGACTACATGGCAGT CTATAAAATGTGCTGTCCATATACAAGAAGATCCTTGAAATCTAGCCGTCCTATGTATGGAGCTGTCACATCATTTTTACACTCATTGATTATTCAGAATGAACCACGATTTGCTATGTTTGGACCAGGTTTGGAAGAACTGAATACGTCTTTGGTGTTGAGCTTAATGTCTTCTGAGGAACTTTGCCCAACAGCTGGTTTGCCTCAGAGGCAGATTGATG GTATTGGATCTGGAGTTAGTTTTCAGTTGAGCAACCAACATAAATTCAACATCCTGATACTATATTCAACTACCAG aaaGGAAAGAGATAGAGCAAGAGAAGAGCATACAAGTGCAGTTAACAAGATGTTCAGTGTACAGAATGAAGGAGATGATCAACAAGGAAGCCGGTATACTGTAATTCCACAAATTCAGAAGGTGTGTGAAGTTGTTGATGGATTCATCTATGTTGCAAATGCTGAAGCTCATAAAA GACATGAATGGCAAGATGAATTTTCTCGTATTATGGCAATGACAGATCCAGCTTTTGGATCTTCAGGAAGACCTATGCTGGTTTTATCTTGTATTTCTCAAGCAAATGTAAAAAGAATGCCCTGTTTTTATTTGGCTAATGAGCTGCGTCTAAATCATCTAAACCACCCATGGATG
- the FBXO4 gene encoding F-box only protein 4 isoform X3, with the protein MTKRCRKLQQPTRIIDVQLYILSFLSPHDLCQLGSTSHYWNETVRDPILWRYFLLRDLPSWSSVDWKSLPNLEILKKPISEVTDGAFFDYMAVYKMCCPYTRRSLKSSRPMYGAVTSFLHSLIIQNEPRFAMFGPGLEELNTSLVLSLMSSEELCPTAGLPQRQIDGIGSGVSFQLSNQHKFNILILYSTTRKERDRAREEHTSAVNKMFSVQNEGDDQQGSRYTVIPQIQKVCEVVDGFIYVANAEAHKRHEWQDEFSRIMAMTDPAFGSSGRPMLVLSCISQANVKRMPCFYLANELRLNHLNHPWMVQDTEAETLTGFLNGIQWILEEVESKHAR; encoded by the exons ATGACTAAGAGGTGCCGCAAGTTACAGCAGCCCACAAGAATT ATTGACGTACAGCtatatattttgtcatttctttcacCTCATGATCTGTGTCAGTTGGGAAGTACGAGCCATTATTGGAATGAAACTGTACGAGATCCAATTTTGTGGAGATATTTTCTGCTGCGGGATCTTCCTTCTTGGTCTTCTGTTGACTGGAAGTCTCTTCCAAAtctagaaatcttaaaaaagcctATATCTGAGGTTACTGATGGTGCATTTTTTGACTACATGGCAGT CTATAAAATGTGCTGTCCATATACAAGAAGATCCTTGAAATCTAGCCGTCCTATGTATGGAGCTGTCACATCATTTTTACACTCATTGATTATTCAGAATGAACCACGATTTGCTATGTTTGGACCAGGTTTGGAAGAACTGAATACGTCTTTGGTGTTGAGCTTAATGTCTTCTGAGGAACTTTGCCCAACAGCTGGTTTGCCTCAGAGGCAGATTGATG GTATTGGATCTGGAGTTAGTTTTCAGTTGAGCAACCAACATAAATTCAACATCCTGATACTATATTCAACTACCAG aaaGGAAAGAGATAGAGCAAGAGAAGAGCATACAAGTGCAGTTAACAAGATGTTCAGTGTACAGAATGAAGGAGATGATCAACAAGGAAGCCGGTATACTGTAATTCCACAAATTCAGAAGGTGTGTGAAGTTGTTGATGGATTCATCTATGTTGCAAATGCTGAAGCTCATAAAA GACATGAATGGCAAGATGAATTTTCTCGTATTATGGCAATGACAGATCCAGCTTTTGGATCTTCAGGAAGACCTATGCTGGTTTTATCTTGTATTTCTCAAGCAAATGTAAAAAGAATGCCCTGTTTTTATTTGGCTAATGAGCTGCGTCTAAATCATCTAAACCACCCATGGATG
- the FBXO4 gene encoding F-box only protein 4 isoform X2 produces MAGSESRSGGSSPQPHHSDWSRLEAAILSGWRSFWQSIDVQLYILSFLSPHDLCQLGSTSHYWNETVRDPILWRYFLLRDLPSWSSVDWKSLPNLEILKKPISEVTDGAFFDYMAVYKMCCPYTRRSLKSSRPMYGAVTSFLHSLIIQNEPRFAMFGPGLEELNTSLVLSLMSSEELCPTAGLPQRQIDGIGSGVSFQLSNQHKFNILILYSTTRKERDRAREEHTSAVNKMFSVQNEGDDQQGSRYTVIPQIQKVCEVVDGFIYVANAEAHKRHEWQDEFSRIMAMTDPAFGSSGRPMLVLSCISQANVKRMPCFYLANELRLNHLNHPWMVQDTEAETLTGFLNGIQWILEEVESKHAR; encoded by the exons ATGGCGGGAAGCGAGTCACGCAGCGGAGGCAGCTCCCCTCAGCCGCACCACAGCGACTGGAGCCGGCTAGAGGCCGCCATCCTCAGCGGCTGGAGGAGCTTCTGGCAGTCG ATTGACGTACAGCtatatattttgtcatttctttcacCTCATGATCTGTGTCAGTTGGGAAGTACGAGCCATTATTGGAATGAAACTGTACGAGATCCAATTTTGTGGAGATATTTTCTGCTGCGGGATCTTCCTTCTTGGTCTTCTGTTGACTGGAAGTCTCTTCCAAAtctagaaatcttaaaaaagcctATATCTGAGGTTACTGATGGTGCATTTTTTGACTACATGGCAGT CTATAAAATGTGCTGTCCATATACAAGAAGATCCTTGAAATCTAGCCGTCCTATGTATGGAGCTGTCACATCATTTTTACACTCATTGATTATTCAGAATGAACCACGATTTGCTATGTTTGGACCAGGTTTGGAAGAACTGAATACGTCTTTGGTGTTGAGCTTAATGTCTTCTGAGGAACTTTGCCCAACAGCTGGTTTGCCTCAGAGGCAGATTGATG GTATTGGATCTGGAGTTAGTTTTCAGTTGAGCAACCAACATAAATTCAACATCCTGATACTATATTCAACTACCAG aaaGGAAAGAGATAGAGCAAGAGAAGAGCATACAAGTGCAGTTAACAAGATGTTCAGTGTACAGAATGAAGGAGATGATCAACAAGGAAGCCGGTATACTGTAATTCCACAAATTCAGAAGGTGTGTGAAGTTGTTGATGGATTCATCTATGTTGCAAATGCTGAAGCTCATAAAA GACATGAATGGCAAGATGAATTTTCTCGTATTATGGCAATGACAGATCCAGCTTTTGGATCTTCAGGAAGACCTATGCTGGTTTTATCTTGTATTTCTCAAGCAAATGTAAAAAGAATGCCCTGTTTTTATTTGGCTAATGAGCTGCGTCTAAATCATCTAAACCACCCATGGATG